The genomic interval GGACGGGGAAGGTGCCGACTTTGCTGAACTTGGGCGGAACGGCCCAGAAATGAAAGCCTTCCGCGGGCAGCGCGTCGAGCCCCCGCAGATGTTCGACGATCGGAATGCCCGCCGCGAGCAGCACGCTGTGGACAGGGCGCGTTCCGCCGTCGGTCGCGTCGATGTTGAAGGAATCTATGCCGACGAGCCGCGCGCCGCGGTCGCGCAAATGGATCGCCGCGCGTTCGGTGAGATGGGGATGATCCTCGAAATATTGGTCCGTGCGCCAGTGCCGGTCCCAGCCGGTGTGGACGAGCACCGCCTTGTCCCTCACATCGACGGCCGCGAACATCGTCCAGTCGATCGCCCGATCCCTGGCGCCGGTGACGCGAACGACGATGCCCGGACAATCCGACACCTTGTCGAGCGAAAGCTCCGCCAGATCCTCGCCGTCGGCGAAGCGATGGAAGGGGGTGTCGAGATAGGTGCCGGTGTTTCCGACCATCTCGATGCGGTCGATCTGGAATTCGGTTCCCGCATCATAATGCCGGCGCGACGCGGCCCGCGAAAGATGATCGCATATCAGCGGCGCGGGAAGGCCCTTGTAGGTGATCATGCCGCTTTCGATCACATGGCTGAGATCGATGCGGAGTGCTTCTCCAGACTCCGCGGAGCGGGCGGCGGAGCGCTTGTGCGGCTCCTCGATGATCCGCTTGTTGAGGATGGCGACACGCCCGACCATCAGCAGCCGCAGGTCGGCGATGATCGCCGCGGCGAGCGTCTCGTCGTCGACATCGTCGCCCGCAATGTCGAGGCGAAAGTCCTGACCCTGCAACGCGCCGCCGTTGGCGAACTCGATTTCGAAGTCGAAGCAGGCGCGTCGTTCAGTCATGGGGATTGGCCTTTCGTCGGGAAGCGCGCCGCGCGCGATGCTGGCGGACCTTGTCGCGGTTTCCGCAGCCGCTGGCCGACGAGCACCAGCGCCGGCGGCCGGCGGGGGACCGGTCGAGGAATATCATCGCGCAATCCGGGCACCGGCGCACGCGCTCGGCGTGCGGGGCGGCGAGGAGGGCGACCGCGTCGGCGGCGAGGAGCGAGAGGGCGGCGGCGACCGGATCGCCTGCGATGAATTCGACACGGCCCTCGCGCCATTGCGGGCGCGGCGGCGCGGCGCGCGCCATCCGGTTTATGATCTCGATATCCGCATCATCGGGCCGGGCCGCCTCGATCAGCGCCGATACCGAACGATAGGTCGCCTCGCGCAGCCGCCGCGCTTCGGCGAGATCCGCGCCCGTCGCCGGACGAATAGCCGCGCCGGCGAGCGACGCCTCGTGCAGCCACCGATCGAGATCGGACGGGTCGCACAGACGCTCGACACCGGCGCCCGTGCGGTCGCCGATCGTATCAACGAGACAGAGGGCCGGGCTTCCGGCCGAAAATTCGAACATATGCGCGATGTAACTAGATTATATGGTTACGGCAACCCCCGTCGATCCGGACCGCGCCGCGCGCCGAGGCCGGGTCAATCCTGGCCGAGCGGCAGTTCGGTCGTCGCCTTGATCTCGGACAGCGCCACCGTCGAGTTGATTTCCTGCACCCCCGGCAATTTGCTGAGCTGGTCGAAGAAAAAGCTTTCATAGGCGTCGATGTCGCGCGCGACGATGCGCAGCATGAAATCGGTCGTGCCCATCAGCACATAGGCGTCGAGCACCTCAGGAAAGCCTTGGATCGCCGCGCTGAACTCGTCGAGATTGGCGCGGCCGTGGGCGTTGAGCTTCACCTGCGCGAAGACATGGGCGTTGAGCCCGACCTTGCGCCGGTCGACGATCGCGACGCGCTTTCTGATGAAGCCGTCGCGTTCGAGGCGATCGATGCGGCGCCAGCAGGGCGACACCGACAGCCCGACGCGCTCGGCGACCTCGGCCGTCGTTTGATTCGCGTCGCGCTGCAATTCGCGGAGAATTTTTATCTCGAACGGGTCCAGATCGGTCATTTCGACCCGATACACGAATTATGTCGGTCAGAAAATCCGAAAATCATCCTGCCCGGCCGGTAATCGATCAAGTTTGCCCGGCGGGAAAATGCGACAAGCTCCCCTCAATCCAAGGAGGTTATGTCATGGTCGTCCGTCTTGCCCGTCTGGCTCCGCCGCTCGAATGCGTGCGGCTTTACGATCTCGAAGCGGGGCTCGACGGGTTCATCGCGATTCACTCGACCGCGCTCGGGCCGGGCGCCGGGGGATGCCGGCTATGGTCCTATCCTGACGCGAGCCACGCGCTCGCCGATGCCGTGCGGCTGGCCGAGGGCATGAGTTACAAGAATGCGCTCGCCGGCCTGCCGCTCGGCGGAGCCAAGGCGGTGCTGCGGCGGCCCGAGGGCGAATGGGACCGCGTTGCGCTATTTCGTGCTTTCGGGCGGGCGGTCGAGGCGCTGGGCGGCCTCTATGTCACCGCAGAGGATGTCGGAACGTCGGTCGAGGACATGCAGGAGGTCGCTACGGTCTCGCGCCATGTTGCGGGCCTGCCCTCCGCCGAGGGGCGCGCGGGCGGCGATCCGTCGCCATGGACCGCCAAGGGCGTCTTCGAATCGATGCGGGTTGCGGCCGCGTTCGCGCTGGGCCGGGATCTCGACGGGCTGACCGTTGCCGTTCAGGGCACCGGCAACGTCGGCGCCGACCTGTGCCGCCGCCTCGCCGATGCGGGCGCGCGGCTCGTGATCGCCGACGTCAATCCGGTGCGCCGCGAGCGGCTGGCGGCGGTGCATGGCGCCCGGGTCGTCGACGTGTCGGAGATCGCGTCGGTCGAGGCCGACGTCTTCGCGCCGTGCGCGCTCGGCGGCGCGCTCGACCGCGACACGGTCGCGCGGCTGAAGGCGAAGCTCGTCTGCGGCGCCGCCAACAACCAGCTCGCGACGCCCGACGTCGCGGCGCTGCTGCTCGATCGCGGGATCGTCTATGCGCCCGATTATGTCGTCAACGCGGGCGGCATCATCAACGTGTCGGCCGAATATCTGGGCGAGGACGAAAGCGACGTCGAACTGCGCGTGGCGCAGATCGCGCCGCGGGTCGGCGAACTGCTCGAGCGGGCGGCGCGCGAAGGCCGCTCGCCCGCCGCTGTCGCCGACGAAATGGCCGAGGAGGTCATCGCCGGCGCGCAGCGCGAGGCGGCCTGATGCACCGTTTCCGGATCGACGCGATCCTCGACCCCCAATCCTTGCCGCGCGTCGCCAATTTCTTCGCGCAGCGCGCCTTCGTGCCGAGCGCGTTGACGATGCACCTTCTGCCGTCGCACATGCGCATCGAGGTCGTCGTCGCCGGGCTGGAGGCGGCGCAGGCCGCGATCATCGCGGCCAAGCTGGGCGAGGTCGTTGCGGTCCTGCGATCCGAAGTCGAGGAAATCGAAACGGCGGCCTTCGCCGCTGACCGGGCCAAGCCGGCGCTGACCCTGGTGGGCTGAGCTTCAACTTTTTCTTTCCTGTGAGTGAGGCGGGCGCGGCTTGCCTCGCTCCGCCGCGCGTGCAAGGGGCGCACCGAAGAGCAGCGGGAGATGCGAGCGATGCGGTTCGATGTGGTGATCGTGGGTGCGGGTCATGGGGGTGCGCAGGTTGCGGTGATGCTGCGCACGCAGAAATTTTCCGGCAGCATCGCGATCATCGGCGACGAGCCCGAATTGCCCTACGAGCGTCCGCCCTTGTCGAAGGAATATTTCGCGGGCGAGAAGGAATTCGAGCGCATCCAGCTGCGCCCCGCCAAATATTGGGACGAGCGCGAGGTGACGATGCTGCTCGGCAAGCGCGTCGTATCGGTCGACCCCGGAACGCATACGGTCACGACCGACGGCGGCGAGACGATCGGCTATGTCAAGCTCGTCTGGGCGACCGGCGGAGCGCCGCGCATGCTGCCGATCCCCGGCGGCAACCTGCCCGGCGTGCAGGGCGTGCGCACGCGTGCCGATGCCGACGCGATGAAGGCGGCGTCGGAGACCGCGAAGCAGATCGTCGTGATCGGCGGCGGCTATATCGGGCTCGAGGCGGCGGCGGTGCTCACCAAGGCGGGCAAGAAGGTCGTGCTCCTGGAAGCGCAGGACCGCGTGCTCGCGCGCGTCGCGGGCGAAGATCTGTCGCGCTTCTACGAGAAGGAGCACCGCGAGCATGGCGTCGACCTCAGGCTCGGCGTCTGCGTCGAGGCGATCGAAGGCGACACCCATGTCACCGGCGTGCGCTTGTCGGACGGCGAGGTCATTCCGGCCGATCTCGTCATCGTCGGCATCGGCATTATCCCTGCGGTCGAGCCGCTGATCGCCGCCGGCGCCGATTGCGCCAACGGGGTGCGCGTCGATCCGTTCTGCAAGACGAGCTTGCCCGACATCTATGCGATCGGCGATTGCGCGGCGCATGCGAACGACTTTGCCGAGGGCGCCGAGATCCGGCTTGAGTCCGTCCAGAACGCCAATGATCAGGCGAATGTGGTCGCCAAGGGCATCGCCGGCGACGAAGCGCCCTATCATGCGATCCCCTGGTTCTGGTCGAACCAATATGACCTCAAGCTCCAGACCGCGGGCCTCTCGGCGGGCCACGATCAGGCGGTGCTGCGCGGCGATCCCAGGGCGCGCAGCTTCTCGGTCGTCTACCTCAAGGCGGGCAAGGTCATCGCGCTCGACTGCGTCAATGCCACCAGGGATTATGTCCAGGGCCGCATGATCGTCACCGCAGGGCTCCGCGCGACGGCGGAGCAACTCGCCGACACCGAAACCCCGCTGAAAGCCCTGCTCCCGGCCTAGACACCGGGTGCTGCGGGCTCGTCGCCCAGAGCGCGCTTCAGCGTTGCCTTGATGTTGCGGAGCAGGCGCCGCAGCGCGACGATCACCACGACCGCGGCGGCCGCGAGCAGGATCGCGATGACGATGGCGAGCGGCGGATAGGCGATGGCGAGCGCGAGCAGCCCGCCGGTCGCGACATCCTCGCCGGTCGAGACGGCGGCGTTGCTGAAAGGCTCCGGGCTGACGTTGACGACCGCGCGCGTCGTCGCCTTCGCCCCGTGGCTGAGCAGCGCGCCGCCGCCGCCGAGCAGGAAGGCGATGACCTGCCACGCCGGGTCGGAGGAATCGACGAGCGCCAGTGCGAGGAGGGCGCCGCCCAGGGGCCGGACGATGCTGTGGACCGTGTCCCAGACCGAATCCACCCAGGCGATCTTGTCGGCGAGGAATTCGGCGAGCGTGCCGAGCGCCGCGACGCCGAGCACCCACGGATTGGCGAGTATCTGCAGCGCCGCGAGATGTTCGGGGAGCGGCAGCCAGCCGAACCGCATCGCGACGCCGGTTGCCAATATGGTGAGGTAGAGCCGCCAGCCGGCGAGGAGGCTGAGACTGCCGGCGACGCCCAAAATCTCGACGATTCCCAATGTCCTGCTCCCCGTTCCGGATCGCGCGATCGGGCGCCATCTTGCACCCGTCCGCGCGCGCCCGCAATGCCGGGGCGAAATGCCGAGATGACAGGGCGGGGCAGGGCGGTTATCGCTTGGTCATGACCGACGCAACTTCGCCGACCGCCCCGCCCGAAGTCTTGCCCGACGGCGCCGTTCCCGCGGCGACGCTGGTCATCATGCGTCCCTCGGACAGCGGCGGGCCCGACGAGATATTGATGGTCAAACGGTCGGCGAAGATGGCATTCGCGGCGGGCGCCGTCGTGTTCCCGGGCGGGCGGGTCGATCCCGACGATTATCGCGTCGCGCGCCTCCATGGTTTCGGGATCGACGAGGCCGACGGGGCGGCGCGCGTCGCCGCGTTGCGCGAGACGCTCGAGGAAACGGGGCTCGCGGTCGGCTGGCCGGGATTGGCGGAAAAGGAGGCGGCGGAGGTGCGGCGGGCGCTGCTCGGCGGCGCGCTGCTGTCCGACATTCTCGCCGCGCGCGGCGACCGAGTCACGCTGGAATCCTTCGTGCCTTTCGCGCGCTGGTGCCCGAATTTCAAGGAAGCCCGGACGTTCGACACGCGATTCTACGCCGTCGCTGCCCCGCCGCACGGTCATGAACTGACAGTCGAAGAGGCCGAGCACAGCCATATCTTCTGGGCGAGCGCCGAGGCGACGCTGACGATGGCGGATCGCGGCGAGGTGTCGGTGATCTTCCCGACCCGGCGCAACCTCGAACGCATCGCGCAAGCTGCTGACTTTGCGGGCTTCTCTCATCATTCCCGGCAGTTTCCGGTCGAACTGGTTACGCCGTGGATCGAGAAGCGCGACGGGCAGAGCCACCTGTGCATCCCGACGCACCTCGGCTACCCCGTCACGAGCGAAGCCTTCGACCGCGTGCGGCGCGGATAAGCACCATTCTTTGCGACAAGTTTTTCCCTATTTATTATTTACTAACATTTGGCGGGCTAGGGCAAAACGTCGTTGCAATTGCTGAAGGCCGTGCCTAAGAAGGCGCTGCAGAAGCAGACCGGGGAGGTTCCTCCGGTGTGATTCGACAAGAGTAATCCAGTGGACGGAGAATAAGATGAACCTGCTTAAGAAGGCTGCGATCTCTCTCGCAGCGACCTCGATGATCGCGGCTCCGGTCGCCGCATCGGCAGCCCCCGCGGCTCGCGCGGCTTCGGCCGTTGACGGCCAGAGCGAACTCGAAGGCAGCACGAGCTGGATCATCGCTGTCCTCGCTCTCGTTGCTGTCGTTGGCGGCATCATCATCGCGTCGGACAACGACGACGACGAACCGACCAGCCCGTAATATCGGCTGATCGATACCGATACCAAAAGGCTCCGAGCGTCGCTCGGGGCCTTTTGTGCATTTGGGGTTTCCAATCTCGATGAGCGCCGCATGAAGACGCGGCGCTGTTTAGGGTCAGGGCCATTAGAGCATCGAGCCCTTAAACCTGACTCACCTGCCCGTTCGTGTCGAGCGAAGTCGAGGCACCCATCGTCGTAGCGCAAGGTCGATGGGTGTCTCGACTTCGCTCGACACGAACGGATTTCAGATGGGTCAGATTTAGGGACGCCGCCCTGATCGGTCCTGACCCTCGTCAGAGGGCGATGTTCCGCGCGGCGCGGGACCGCTCGAGCGGGATCGCCTGACGGGCGCGCTCGGCCGCCGCCAGATCGACGGGCGCGAGCGTCAATCGATAACCCCTCCCGGCCATCGCCTCCGCGCCCTCGGCATCGGCCAGAACCGCGCCCCAGGGATCGATCGCGACGCTGTGACCGTAGGTCTGCCGGCCGTCGGCATGCGCGCCGCACTGCGCCGCGGCCACGACATGGCATTGCGTCTCGATCGCGCGCGCGCGCATCAGCACGTGCCAGTGCGCCTCGCCGGTCGATACGGTGAAGGCGGCGGGGATCGCGAGGATCGTCGCGCCGCGCTCGGCGAGCGCCCGATAGAGTTCGGGAAAGCGCACGTCATAGCAGATGCTGAGCCCCATTCGTCCGAGCGGCGTCTCGACGACTTCCAGCGCGTCCCCGCCCATATAGGTCGCCGACTCCCGCCAATTCTCGCCCGACGGCAGCGTGACGTCGAACATATGGATTTTGTCGTAGCGCGCCCGGATGCTGCCGTCGGCGGCGATGACATGGCTGCGGTTGACGCGCCGCGCGCCGTCGTCGGCGAGCAGGGGCATCGATCCCGAATGCAGCCAGACGCCGTGCTTTCGCGCCATCGCCTGCAGCGCCGAAGGCCAGGGGCTGTCGGCTTCGCGGGCGATGTGCCGGCCCGATCGCGCGCGATCGCGGTCGAGCAGCAGCGACATTTCGGGAAGGAAGGCCATCGCCGCGCCGCACGCCGCGGCGTCGGCCATCGCGCGATCGATCGTCGCGAGGTTCGCGTCGGGATCGGTGCCGCTCGTCATCTGGATCAACGCGGCGAGCGGGGCGGGAGATGAAGCGTTCATTCTTGCTGGCTAGGCGCGCGCTGGGCCCGGAGCAAGCATGACAGTTCAGTGGTCAGCAAGGTTCGGAAGCGATAAGATGGGCCAATGTCCCATTCTCCCCCGCGCCGCCCGCTTCGTTTCGCCCGCTCGCTTTTCCTGTCCGGCGCCGCCGCGCTGCTTCTGGCGCCACTTGCGGCCGGGGCGCAGGACAGCGGCGGGGGGGCGACGGCGCAAAGCCAGGCGAAGAACGCCGACTGGCTTTACGCCGGCAGCGATATTCCGCGCGACACCGCGTGGCAGTTCGGCGTGCTCCCCAACGGCTTGCGCTATGCGGTGCGCAACAATGGCGTGCCGCCGGGGCAGGTGTCGATCCGCGTGCGCATGGACGTCGGCTCGATGTTCGAGACCGAGGAAGAGCGCGGCTATGCGCATCTGCTCGAGCATCTGACCTTCCGGGGTTCGGAGCATATCCCCGACGGCGAGGCGAAGCGCATCTGGCAGCGTTTCGGGGTCACGTTCGGCAGCGATTCGAACGCGCAGACGACCCCGACGCAGACGGTCTACCAGCTCGACCTGCCCAGCGTCACGCCGGCCAATCTCGACGAAGGCATGAAATTGCTGTCGGGCATGATCCGCGCCCCGCGCATCTCCGAACTTGCGGTCGCCGCCGAACGCGGCGTCGTGATGGCCGAGCTGCGCGAATCCAACGGTCCGCAAAAGCGGATCGCCGATGCGACCAACGCGCATCTTTTCGCGGGCCAATTGCTCGGCGACCGGTCGCCGATCGGCACCACGGCGTCGCTCGGCAAGGCGAGCGCGACCTCGGTCGGCGCCTTTCACGATCGCTGGTACCGCCCCGACCGGGCGGTGGTCGTCATCTCCGGCGATGGCGACCCGGCCGAGTTCGCCCGGCTGATCGCCAAATATTACGGCGACTGGCAGGCGGACGGCCCGAACCCGCCGGCGCCCGATTTCGGCAGGCCCGATCCGAAACAGCCCGCCGCGCTCGAGATCGTCGAAGCCAGCCAGCCGCTCGCGATCACGCTCGCGATGGTGCGGCCGTGGAAGAAGCGCATCGACACGGTCGCAAACACGC from uncultured Sphingopyxis sp. carries:
- a CDS encoding Lrp/AsnC family transcriptional regulator encodes the protein MTDLDPFEIKILRELQRDANQTTAEVAERVGLSVSPCWRRIDRLERDGFIRKRVAIVDRRKVGLNAHVFAQVKLNAHGRANLDEFSAAIQGFPEVLDAYVLMGTTDFMLRIVARDIDAYESFFFDQLSKLPGVQEINSTVALSEIKATTELPLGQD
- a CDS encoding ABATE domain-containing protein → MFEFSAGSPALCLVDTIGDRTGAGVERLCDPSDLDRWLHEASLAGAAIRPATGADLAEARRLREATYRSVSALIEAARPDDADIEIINRMARAAPPRPQWREGRVEFIAGDPVAAALSLLAADAVALLAAPHAERVRRCPDCAMIFLDRSPAGRRRWCSSASGCGNRDKVRQHRARRASRRKANPHD
- a CDS encoding DUF4126 domain-containing protein; its protein translation is MGIVEILGVAGSLSLLAGWRLYLTILATGVAMRFGWLPLPEHLAALQILANPWVLGVAALGTLAEFLADKIAWVDSVWDTVHSIVRPLGGALLALALVDSSDPAWQVIAFLLGGGGALLSHGAKATTRAVVNVSPEPFSNAAVSTGEDVATGGLLALAIAYPPLAIVIAILLAAAAVVVIVALRRLLRNIKATLKRALGDEPAAPGV
- a CDS encoding NUDIX domain-containing protein, producing MTDATSPTAPPEVLPDGAVPAATLVIMRPSDSGGPDEILMVKRSAKMAFAAGAVVFPGGRVDPDDYRVARLHGFGIDEADGAARVAALRETLEETGLAVGWPGLAEKEAAEVRRALLGGALLSDILAARGDRVTLESFVPFARWCPNFKEARTFDTRFYAVAAPPHGHELTVEEAEHSHIFWASAEATLTMADRGEVSVIFPTRRNLERIAQAADFAGFSHHSRQFPVELVTPWIEKRDGQSHLCIPTHLGYPVTSEAFDRVRRG
- a CDS encoding cyclase family protein, producing MTERRACFDFEIEFANGGALQGQDFRLDIAGDDVDDETLAAAIIADLRLLMVGRVAILNKRIIEEPHKRSAARSAESGEALRIDLSHVIESGMITYKGLPAPLICDHLSRAASRRHYDAGTEFQIDRIEMVGNTGTYLDTPFHRFADGEDLAELSLDKVSDCPGIVVRVTGARDRAIDWTMFAAVDVRDKAVLVHTGWDRHWRTDQYFEDHPHLTERAAIHLRDRGARLVGIDSFNIDATDGGTRPVHSVLLAAGIPIVEHLRGLDALPAEGFHFWAVPPKFSKVGTFPVRAHAILRGRI
- a CDS encoding FAD-dependent oxidoreductase, whose translation is MRFDVVIVGAGHGGAQVAVMLRTQKFSGSIAIIGDEPELPYERPPLSKEYFAGEKEFERIQLRPAKYWDEREVTMLLGKRVVSVDPGTHTVTTDGGETIGYVKLVWATGGAPRMLPIPGGNLPGVQGVRTRADADAMKAASETAKQIVVIGGGYIGLEAAAVLTKAGKKVVLLEAQDRVLARVAGEDLSRFYEKEHREHGVDLRLGVCVEAIEGDTHVTGVRLSDGEVIPADLVIVGIGIIPAVEPLIAAGADCANGVRVDPFCKTSLPDIYAIGDCAAHANDFAEGAEIRLESVQNANDQANVVAKGIAGDEAPYHAIPWFWSNQYDLKLQTAGLSAGHDQAVLRGDPRARSFSVVYLKAGKVIALDCVNATRDYVQGRMIVTAGLRATAEQLADTETPLKALLPA
- a CDS encoding carbon-nitrogen hydrolase family protein, giving the protein MNASSPAPLAALIQMTSGTDPDANLATIDRAMADAAACGAAMAFLPEMSLLLDRDRARSGRHIAREADSPWPSALQAMARKHGVWLHSGSMPLLADDGARRVNRSHVIAADGSIRARYDKIHMFDVTLPSGENWRESATYMGGDALEVVETPLGRMGLSICYDVRFPELYRALAERGATILAIPAAFTVSTGEAHWHVLMRARAIETQCHVVAAAQCGAHADGRQTYGHSVAIDPWGAVLADAEGAEAMAGRGYRLTLAPVDLAAAERARQAIPLERSRAARNIAL
- a CDS encoding Glu/Leu/Phe/Val dehydrogenase dimerization domain-containing protein, yielding MVVRLARLAPPLECVRLYDLEAGLDGFIAIHSTALGPGAGGCRLWSYPDASHALADAVRLAEGMSYKNALAGLPLGGAKAVLRRPEGEWDRVALFRAFGRAVEALGGLYVTAEDVGTSVEDMQEVATVSRHVAGLPSAEGRAGGDPSPWTAKGVFESMRVAAAFALGRDLDGLTVAVQGTGNVGADLCRRLADAGARLVIADVNPVRRERLAAVHGARVVDVSEIASVEADVFAPCALGGALDRDTVARLKAKLVCGAANNQLATPDVAALLLDRGIVYAPDYVVNAGGIINVSAEYLGEDESDVELRVAQIAPRVGELLERAAREGRSPAAVADEMAEEVIAGAQREAA